One genomic region from Flexibacter flexilis DSM 6793 encodes:
- a CDS encoding helix-turn-helix domain-containing protein: MGWPNVVGGGEGIFANPKIDIEFYCNENRLLGTRNYLFGMMQNLEFLDLPQSIIDSPHPQINSEQFGIVDYKNYLSDTPKSKIQLHKNLISIVLEGVKVIQDTEQLHIDAAHLVCLKAGRCLMSERLSATNQYSSLLLFFDDAFVANFIQKYNIQFAYKPLEKPYLLLEKDDFINNLVSSLQILLQNPNTSLRICALKIEELLLYWVEKYGAQILNFWVNDRQTDENMVFRHVVERNVFNKLTIEELAFLCNMSASTFKRKFLKVYNTSPNVWFVQQRLAKAAYLLKSGQSRPSDIYLEVGFDTLSGFIQSFKQHYGYTPKRFQNSDN; this comes from the coding sequence ATGGGTTGGCCAAATGTAGTTGGGGGAGGGGAAGGAATATTTGCAAATCCGAAAATTGATATTGAATTTTATTGCAACGAAAATCGTTTGCTTGGAACACGTAATTATCTGTTTGGAATGATGCAAAATCTTGAGTTTTTGGACTTACCACAATCTATCATTGACTCGCCACACCCGCAAATCAATAGCGAACAGTTCGGGATTGTTGATTATAAAAACTATTTGTCCGATACGCCCAAAAGCAAAATTCAATTGCATAAAAACCTCATTAGCATTGTGTTGGAGGGCGTGAAAGTGATTCAAGATACCGAGCAGTTGCACATAGATGCGGCGCATTTGGTGTGCCTGAAGGCTGGCCGTTGCCTAATGTCCGAACGCCTTTCGGCTACCAATCAGTACAGCAGTTTGTTGCTCTTTTTTGATGATGCTTTTGTGGCCAATTTTATCCAAAAATATAATATCCAGTTTGCCTACAAGCCGCTCGAAAAGCCGTATTTGTTGCTCGAAAAAGATGATTTTATCAATAATTTGGTAAGTTCACTTCAGATTTTACTCCAAAATCCTAATACTTCGTTGCGCATTTGTGCCCTCAAAATCGAAGAACTGCTCTTGTATTGGGTAGAAAAATATGGGGCGCAAATCCTGAATTTTTGGGTAAACGACCGCCAAACGGACGAAAATATGGTGTTTCGCCATGTGGTAGAACGCAATGTTTTTAATAAACTCACCATCGAGGAACTGGCCTTTTTGTGCAATATGAGTGCCTCTACCTTCAAACGTAAATTTCTGAAAGTATATAATACCTCGCCTAATGTTTGGTTTGTGCAGCAGCGTTTGGCCAAAGCTGCGTATTTGCTCAAGTCTGGCCAAAGCCGCCCCAGCGATATTTATTTGGAAGTGGGCTTTGATACGTTGTCGGGTTTTATCCAATCTTTCAAGCAACATTATGGCTATACGCCCAAGCGTTTCCAAAACTCTGATAATTGA
- a CDS encoding AAA family ATPase — MFLKKVFINKYKVLKEISINFERKKGYSVFPIISENGGGKSTLLQIIFSFLHLAFVPNRQKYLIKMLEFYNSKIKNDELINVINFELEYNKKDIYIDFFYCRSNYKKLNFNSIVELRELENKKELLRNTIKDIELLNNIETDLQNSNISNMMVWRELSRFCQSHREEERLRTGDTKFLLSFINNTRTKLERSLISDDEINTQIIKAEAERNKLYEELKKEDLFYAFHFNQNNDVLLYRSSSDIETLTNISNQTYLATPNTQVLQFLKDEQLSSLFTKDKYIYSTYDYFIRECQQDIEGLFTYDFSAINLILEVFQKARDNDFRKALETGEYGNQIKSTREELNGLLLGKSITIDNSFKGVTFSTIDSNLTLSPKDLSHGELKKLSIYIWLKAKTQDDSLILMDEVDMGLHPTWQHELLDDLQKWTNGNQFILATHSPQIISKSYYKNIVVIKRTIGGATSEQFNHAPLESDLNTIVKTIMGGEYIPKELSELRKKYRTLFEEGKIDSDEAKEIKNKILIYESENSSFFQDIKFQISLK, encoded by the coding sequence ATGTTTTTAAAAAAAGTATTTATTAATAAATATAAAGTATTAAAAGAAATTTCTATCAATTTTGAGAGAAAAAAAGGTTATTCTGTATTTCCAATAATAAGTGAAAACGGAGGAGGTAAGAGCACTCTATTGCAAATTATCTTTTCTTTTCTACATTTAGCTTTTGTGCCTAATAGACAAAAGTATTTAATAAAAATGCTTGAGTTTTATAATTCTAAAATAAAGAATGATGAACTTATCAATGTCATAAACTTTGAATTAGAATACAATAAAAAAGATATTTATATTGATTTTTTCTACTGCAGGAGTAATTATAAAAAACTTAATTTCAATTCAATTGTAGAATTAAGAGAACTTGAAAATAAAAAGGAGCTATTAAGAAATACGATAAAGGATATTGAATTGCTAAATAATATTGAAACAGATTTGCAAAATTCAAATATTTCTAACATGATGGTTTGGAGGGAATTATCTAGATTTTGTCAAAGTCACCGCGAGGAAGAACGCTTAAGAACTGGGGATACAAAATTTCTATTGAGTTTTATAAACAATACACGAACAAAGCTTGAACGTTCTTTAATTAGCGATGATGAAATTAATACTCAAATAATAAAGGCTGAAGCAGAACGGAACAAACTATACGAAGAATTAAAAAAGGAAGATTTGTTTTATGCTTTCCACTTTAATCAAAATAATGATGTGCTTTTATATCGATCAAGTAGTGATATAGAGACACTTACAAATATTTCTAACCAAACATATTTAGCAACTCCCAATACTCAAGTTTTACAATTTCTAAAAGATGAACAATTATCTTCTTTGTTTACTAAAGACAAGTATATTTATAGTACTTATGATTACTTTATCAGAGAGTGCCAACAAGATATTGAAGGTTTATTTACCTATGATTTCTCCGCTATTAATTTAATACTTGAAGTTTTTCAAAAAGCAAGAGATAATGACTTTAGAAAGGCATTGGAGACTGGAGAATATGGAAATCAAATCAAGTCTACTAGAGAGGAATTGAATGGTTTATTATTGGGAAAATCAATAACTATTGATAATAGTTTTAAAGGAGTAACCTTTAGTACAATTGATTCAAATCTTACATTAAGCCCTAAAGATTTAAGTCATGGAGAATTAAAGAAATTAAGTATATATATTTGGTTGAAAGCTAAAACACAAGATGATTCATTAATTCTAATGGATGAAGTTGATATGGGTTTACATCCTACGTGGCAGCATGAGCTACTAGATGATTTACAAAAGTGGACTAATGGAAATCAGTTTATATTAGCAACCCATTCACCACAAATAATCAGCAAATCCTATTACAAAAATATTGTTGTGATAAAAAGAACTATAGGAGGTGCAACTTCAGAACAGTTTAATCACGCTCCATTAGAAAGTGATTTGAATACAATAGTAAAAACTATAATGGGTGGAGAATATATTCCGAAGGAACTTTCTGAGCTTAGAAAAAAATACAGAACTTTATTTGAAGAAGGTAAAATTGATTCTGATGAAGCCAAAGAGATAAAAAATAAGATATTAATCTACGAAAGTGAAAACTCATCTTTCTTTCAAGATATTAAATTTCAAATTTCTTTAAAGTAA
- a CDS encoding CvfB family protein, which yields MTNIQLGQYNRLRVVKFVDFGLYLDGGEAGEILLPLQYLTDEMGIDDWLEVFIYRDSEDRLVATTLHPEAIVGEFAYLEAVQVTPIGAFLAWGLPKDLFVPFREQSQKMVTGRFYLVHIGIDEQTQRIIGSARIDHFLRDNEMTLEEGEQVSLLIAQRTDLGYKAIINHAHWGVLYANEVFAAVNIGDHLQGYIKKIRPDGKIDLTLQKQGYDEVEVATTKLLGELQLAGGFLPLTDKTDPTKIYEWVGMSKKTFKKAVGALYKKQMVRLEADGLRLLDISEE from the coding sequence ATGACTAACATACAATTAGGTCAATACAACCGCTTACGCGTGGTCAAGTTCGTGGACTTTGGCCTTTACCTTGATGGCGGCGAAGCAGGCGAAATTTTGTTGCCGCTCCAATACTTGACCGACGAAATGGGCATCGACGACTGGCTCGAAGTGTTTATTTACCGCGACTCAGAAGACCGCCTCGTGGCCACTACGCTACACCCCGAAGCCATTGTAGGCGAATTTGCTTATTTGGAAGCGGTGCAAGTAACGCCCATCGGCGCGTTTTTGGCGTGGGGTTTGCCCAAAGATTTGTTTGTTCCGTTTCGGGAGCAAAGCCAAAAAATGGTAACTGGCCGTTTTTATTTGGTGCATATCGGCATCGACGAACAAACGCAGCGTATTATCGGCAGCGCACGCATAGACCATTTTTTGCGTGACAACGAAATGACTTTGGAGGAAGGCGAGCAAGTAAGTTTACTCATTGCCCAACGTACCGACTTGGGTTATAAAGCCATTATCAATCACGCGCATTGGGGCGTGTTGTACGCCAATGAAGTGTTTGCGGCGGTGAATATTGGCGACCATTTGCAAGGCTATATCAAAAAAATACGTCCTGATGGCAAAATAGATTTGACTTTGCAAAAACAAGGCTACGACGAAGTGGAAGTGGCCACCACCAAACTACTGGGCGAGTTGCAATTGGCGGGCGGCTTTTTGCCCCTGACCGACAAAACCGACCCCACTAAAATTTATGAGTGGGTGGGCATGAGCAAAAAAACATTCAAAAAAGCCGTTGGCGCATTGTACAAAAAACAAATGGTACGCTTGGAAGCCGACGGCCTACGACTGTTGGATATTTCGGAAGAATAA
- a CDS encoding APC family permease has product MELQQDNKHKISVYTATSLVVANMVGTGVFTSLGYQILGIQSYFALLALWVVGGLIALCGALSYGELAATLPRSGGEYHYLSKIYHPALGFLSGWVSATVGFAAPTALAAMALGKYAQSVIPELNEQYLAATVVILVTFIHITNVRVGGYFQLFSTSIKVMLILFFIGAALFYTPVHQSFSLFPPQATDWQAILSPSFAVSLIYVSYAYSGWNAAAYISSEIREPQRNLPRALLTGTVAVMLLYVVLNFSFLYVAPLSAMAGKPEVGYVAAGYIFGETGGKMMGLLISLLLVSTISAMIFAGPRVVQTMGEDLPPLGWLARRNVRNIPLNGTLFQSGLTLFFIFTSSFEAVLTYSGFVLSLFTFLSVLGLFVLRVRRPDLPRPYRTWGYPVTPIIFLGLTLWTLFFIFRDKTTESLYGLATLALGLILYALLRKKK; this is encoded by the coding sequence GTGGAATTACAACAAGACAACAAACATAAAATTTCGGTTTATACGGCTACTTCTTTGGTGGTGGCCAACATGGTCGGGACGGGTGTATTTACGAGTTTGGGCTATCAGATTTTGGGAATCCAATCGTATTTTGCGCTACTGGCTTTGTGGGTGGTGGGCGGACTTATTGCGCTGTGCGGTGCGTTGAGTTATGGCGAATTGGCCGCTACGCTGCCGCGTTCGGGGGGTGAGTACCATTATTTGAGCAAAATTTATCACCCTGCTTTGGGCTTTTTGTCGGGTTGGGTGTCGGCTACGGTGGGTTTTGCTGCGCCTACGGCTTTGGCGGCGATGGCTTTGGGCAAGTACGCACAAAGTGTTATTCCTGAGCTTAACGAACAATATTTGGCCGCTACGGTGGTGATTTTGGTCACGTTCATTCACATCACCAACGTGCGAGTTGGCGGCTATTTTCAGTTGTTTTCTACTTCCATCAAAGTAATGCTCATTTTATTTTTTATTGGAGCAGCTTTGTTTTATACACCTGTACATCAATCGTTTAGTTTATTTCCGCCACAGGCTACGGACTGGCAGGCCATTTTGAGCCCGTCGTTTGCCGTATCGTTGATTTATGTGTCTTATGCGTATTCGGGTTGGAATGCTGCCGCCTACATTAGCAGCGAAATCCGCGAACCGCAACGCAATTTGCCGCGTGCGTTGCTGACGGGTACGGTGGCCGTCATGCTGCTGTATGTGGTGCTCAATTTTTCGTTTTTGTACGTTGCGCCGCTTTCGGCGATGGCTGGCAAACCCGAAGTTGGTTATGTGGCCGCAGGTTATATTTTTGGGGAAACAGGTGGCAAAATGATGGGCTTGCTCATTTCGTTGCTGCTGGTATCCACGATTAGTGCCATGATTTTTGCAGGGCCGCGCGTGGTGCAGACGATGGGCGAAGATTTGCCGCCCTTGGGTTGGTTGGCGCGTCGCAACGTCCGTAACATTCCGCTCAATGGCACATTATTTCAGTCTGGGCTTACGTTGTTTTTTATTTTTACTTCCTCGTTTGAGGCCGTGCTGACCTATTCGGGCTTTGTGTTGAGTTTGTTTACGTTTTTGTCGGTGTTGGGTTTGTTTGTGTTGCGTGTGCGCCGCCCCGACTTGCCGCGTCCGTACCGCACTTGGGGCTATCCTGTTACGCCCATTATTTTCTTGGGACTTACGCTCTGGACGCTGTTTTTTATTTTCCGCGACAAAACCACCGAATCGCTCTACGGATTGGCTACATTGGCTTTAGGCTTGATATTGTACGCATTGTTGCGGAAAAAGAAATAA
- a CDS encoding DUF1572 family protein, with amino-acid sequence MQENYIHSVTELFRYYKMLGEKSMKQVSDQNLFAVLSAESNSIAVIVKHLWGNMLSRWTNFLTEDGEKTWRNREAEFENDIATPAELWQKWEEGWAVLFEALAQIKPENISDLVYIRNQAHTVLEAVNRQLGHYAYHVGQIVFLSKMLTQNDWQSLSIPRGKSTDYNAAKFAEDKHRQHFTDEFLGKK; translated from the coding sequence ATGCAAGAAAATTATATCCATAGCGTAACGGAGCTGTTCAGGTACTATAAAATGTTGGGTGAAAAATCCATGAAACAGGTCAGCGACCAAAATTTGTTTGCTGTGCTAAGTGCAGAAAGTAACAGTATTGCTGTCATTGTCAAGCATTTGTGGGGGAATATGCTCTCGCGTTGGACTAATTTCTTGACGGAAGACGGCGAAAAAACATGGCGTAACCGCGAGGCCGAATTTGAAAATGACATTGCCACGCCCGCCGAGCTGTGGCAAAAATGGGAGGAAGGTTGGGCAGTGTTATTCGAGGCATTAGCCCAAATCAAGCCCGAAAACATATCGGATTTGGTCTATATTCGCAATCAGGCGCACACGGTGCTGGAGGCCGTGAATCGGCAATTGGGACATTATGCGTATCACGTAGGCCAAATCGTGTTTTTGTCTAAAATGCTGACCCAAAACGATTGGCAAAGTTTGAGTATTCCGCGCGGCAAATCAACGGATTATAACGCCGCCAAATTTGCGGAAGACAAGCACCGCCAACATTTTACAGATGAGTTTTTGGGTAAAAAATAA
- a CDS encoding YbhB/YbcL family Raf kinase inhibitor-like protein produces the protein MKKVSLLLVMWLMSYAVQAQTFTLKSDDLGGQATDKQVFNSFGCTGKNMSPQLSWSNAPQGTKSFAITVYDPDAPTGSGWWHWVVFDLPATLSSLPSGAGTPDKKHLPASAIQGITDFGTSGYGGPCPPEGHGFHRYIVTVYALKIEKLGLSSSASPAMVGYYLNANTIEKASLIFHYKR, from the coding sequence ATGAAAAAAGTATCTTTATTGCTCGTGATGTGGCTGATGTCATATGCTGTTCAGGCACAAACTTTTACCCTGAAAAGTGATGATTTGGGCGGACAAGCCACTGACAAACAAGTGTTTAATTCGTTTGGCTGTACGGGCAAAAATATGTCGCCTCAACTTTCGTGGTCAAATGCGCCGCAAGGCACAAAAAGTTTTGCCATTACGGTATATGACCCCGATGCGCCAACGGGTAGCGGCTGGTGGCATTGGGTGGTTTTTGACCTTCCCGCTACGTTGAGCAGCTTGCCAAGTGGTGCAGGTACGCCCGACAAAAAGCATTTGCCTGCTTCGGCGATTCAAGGCATAACTGACTTTGGTACATCTGGTTACGGCGGCCCTTGCCCGCCAGAAGGCCACGGGTTTCATCGCTATATCGTAACAGTTTACGCCCTCAAAATCGAAAAATTAGGTCTTTCGTCGAGTGCGTCGCCTGCGATGGTGGGTTATTATCTTAACGCCAATACCATCGAAAAAGCCTCTTTAATTTTCCATTACAAACGCTAA
- a CDS encoding DUF2490 domain-containing protein, whose translation MKKTILWLLLWAVVAASNALAQSTVKTYLPTQYWTYWQADYQFKDKAVLIFEQQTRSSVDSDYNFDKKFPTNQFLRLQTGLTYEKPINEHWSWGLGYRWAYMQSFNLQVYRGYATHRGKIGSVLFTKTLMADRRVPTNEKTVSSWRFRLWLGLSRQFRITAKHKLNVVASAEFFKYREDDYDKTQERRRIDRTRLRLMAQYPVSPKVLLSVFAMRQTDYLKALVTSNPPPVTPETYNLNRITPIYGLMLRWHINSTDSNIIQ comes from the coding sequence ATGAAAAAAACTATTCTTTGGCTGTTGCTTTGGGCGGTCGTTGCGGCAAGTAACGCATTGGCGCAGAGCACCGTAAAAACCTATTTGCCTACGCAATACTGGACGTATTGGCAAGCCGATTATCAATTCAAAGACAAAGCCGTTTTGATTTTTGAGCAACAGACGCGCAGTTCTGTGGATTCGGATTATAATTTTGATAAAAAATTTCCGACCAATCAGTTTTTGCGCCTCCAAACTGGCCTGACCTACGAAAAGCCCATCAATGAGCATTGGTCTTGGGGTTTGGGCTATCGTTGGGCGTATATGCAAAGCTTTAACTTACAGGTTTACAGAGGCTATGCCACGCATCGCGGCAAAATAGGCAGCGTTTTATTTACCAAAACTTTGATGGCCGACAGGCGCGTCCCGACCAACGAAAAGACGGTTTCGTCTTGGCGATTTCGGTTGTGGCTGGGGCTTTCGCGGCAGTTTCGCATTACGGCCAAACATAAACTAAATGTGGTGGCTTCCGCCGAATTTTTTAAATATCGCGAAGACGACTACGACAAAACCCAAGAACGCCGCCGCATCGACCGCACGCGCTTGCGCCTGATGGCACAATATCCCGTTTCGCCTAAAGTGTTGTTGTCGGTGTTTGCCATGCGCCAAACCGATTACCTCAAGGCATTGGTTACCAGCAACCCGCCGCCCGTTACGCCCGAAACTTATAATCTGAATCGCATTACGCCCATTTATGGCCTGATGTTGCGTTGGCACATCAATAGCACAGATAGCAATATTATACAATAA
- the prmC gene encoding peptide chain release factor N(5)-glutamine methyltransferase produces MAVLISDLHQQYSQALQSIYPTPEADTMAWWLLEHYAHVRKQDAILRKEIAIQTAVIQEIQTALARLLRHEPIQYVLGETEFYGLVFEVNEATLIPRPETEEIVYTILQKYKKQTPPQTLLDVGTGSGCIAVTLSAHWPQAQTYAWDISPKALETATRNAARNNATVTFRQTDILNPEDWQKALAPESLDLLVSNPPYITLAEKSQMRPNVLDYEPETALFVPDEQPLLFYEALAQAAAYLLKPQGYIFLEINEQFAPQTAACLRGHGFENIVIQQDMRGKDRLVYGQKC; encoded by the coding sequence ATGGCTGTACTCATTTCTGATTTACATCAACAATATTCGCAGGCTTTGCAAAGCATTTATCCCACGCCCGAAGCGGATACAATGGCTTGGTGGTTGCTGGAACATTACGCACACGTGCGCAAACAAGATGCTATTTTACGCAAAGAAATAGCAATACAAACCGCTGTAATTCAGGAAATACAAACGGCATTAGCGCGGCTTTTGCGTCACGAACCCATACAATATGTGTTGGGAGAAACTGAGTTTTATGGGCTGGTGTTTGAAGTAAACGAAGCGACGCTTATTCCGCGCCCCGAAACAGAAGAAATTGTTTATACTATCTTGCAGAAGTACAAAAAACAAACGCCACCCCAAACGCTTTTGGACGTGGGAACGGGGAGCGGCTGCATTGCCGTTACGCTCTCGGCTCATTGGCCACAGGCGCAAACTTACGCTTGGGATATTAGCCCCAAAGCCTTAGAAACGGCAACCCGCAACGCTGCCCGCAATAACGCAACTGTTACGTTTCGGCAAACGGATATTCTAAATCCCGAAGATTGGCAAAAGGCACTTGCGCCCGAAAGTTTGGATTTGTTGGTGAGCAATCCGCCGTACATTACGCTGGCCGAAAAATCCCAAATGCGCCCCAATGTGCTGGATTACGAACCCGAAACAGCCTTGTTTGTGCCCGACGAACAGCCGCTTTTATTTTATGAGGCATTGGCGCAAGCTGCTGCGTATTTGCTCAAACCGCAAGGTTATATTTTCTTGGAAATAAACGAACAGTTTGCCCCCCAAACGGCGGCTTGTTTGCGCGGACATGGTTTTGAAAATATTGTAATACAGCAAGATATGCGCGGCAAAGACCGTTTGGTTTATGGGCAAAAATGCTAA
- a CDS encoding TonB-dependent receptor, producing MFQSVQPYKLILFLLFFFSHSFVFGQNNSLYVLDSTTKIPVQFAVVQSQDLKFSQTTDENGFVSLNKLPENTRRLVVSRVGFQAKTIDMKELITSKSMVYLQPKITSLSEVVINASANNGIFKTISDLDIHLRPINNSQEVLRMVPGLFIGQHAGGGKAEQIFLRGFDLDHGTDINISVDGMPVNMVSHAHGQGYADLHFVIPELIENVNFNKGPYFADKGNFTTAGFVEFKTKDYLENNFVKAEGGQFNTFRGIAGINLLKTQPDRRDQSLYMATEASYTKGYFTESQNFRRFNGVLKYHGKLSPNHSFSATATGFTSQWLASGQIPERAVKANLIGWYGAIDPNEGGQTSRYNANVELLSHLNNGATWRNQLYYSKYLFELYSNFTFYKEDTVNGDQIRQKENRNIWGYNSTYQHQHAVGTLLAETKAGVQVRYDDINNLELSRTKDRTINTQNMMFGDVRELNAAAYVSEKVSVTDQLDVTGALRFDYFRNHYADHLADTTMSSNSNFISPKLNFNYRLNDNLQLYWYNGRGFHSNDTRVAVQQNGKKVLPPAYGTDLGMVKKLGKKFFLQTAIWYLWLDQEFVYVGDEGVVEAGGQTRRFGLDVSARYEIISNLYADLELSLANPRALGVAHSESYLPLAPRVTSVGGLTYRQRKGWNGSLRYRYMADRPANETNTVVAEGYWVVDAAANYTTQRWEAGLSIQNLLNTKWKETQFDTESRLQNEPAAVSEIHFTAGTPFFARLNLTVFF from the coding sequence ATGTTTCAATCAGTACAGCCTTACAAACTTATCTTATTCCTACTTTTTTTCTTTAGCCATTCATTTGTTTTTGGGCAAAATAACAGCCTTTATGTGCTGGACAGCACCACCAAAATACCCGTACAATTTGCTGTTGTGCAAAGTCAAGACCTCAAATTTAGCCAAACCACCGACGAAAACGGCTTTGTGAGTTTGAACAAATTGCCCGAAAATACGCGCCGCCTTGTGGTAAGTCGTGTCGGATTTCAGGCCAAAACTATTGACATGAAAGAGCTTATCACTTCAAAATCAATGGTTTATTTGCAGCCCAAAATCACAAGTTTGTCGGAAGTGGTCATCAACGCCAGTGCCAACAACGGCATTTTCAAAACCATCAGCGATTTGGATATTCATTTGCGCCCCATCAACAACTCCCAAGAAGTGTTGCGCATGGTGCCAGGGTTGTTTATTGGCCAACACGCAGGCGGCGGCAAAGCCGAACAGATTTTTTTGCGCGGTTTTGACCTCGACCACGGCACAGACATCAATATTTCGGTGGACGGAATGCCCGTAAACATGGTAAGCCATGCGCACGGACAAGGCTACGCCGATTTGCATTTTGTGATACCAGAACTCATTGAAAATGTGAATTTTAACAAAGGCCCTTATTTCGCCGATAAAGGCAATTTCACGACGGCAGGTTTCGTGGAGTTCAAAACCAAAGATTATCTGGAAAATAATTTTGTGAAAGCTGAAGGCGGCCAATTCAACACGTTTCGGGGCATTGCGGGCATTAATTTGCTCAAAACGCAACCCGACCGCCGCGACCAAAGTTTGTACATGGCCACCGAAGCCTCCTACACTAAAGGTTATTTTACTGAATCTCAAAACTTTAGACGCTTCAATGGCGTATTGAAATATCACGGAAAACTCAGCCCAAATCATTCGTTTTCGGCGACGGCCACAGGTTTTACAAGCCAATGGTTAGCCTCTGGCCAAATTCCTGAGCGTGCCGTAAAAGCCAACCTGATTGGTTGGTACGGTGCCATAGACCCCAACGAAGGTGGCCAAACTTCGCGCTACAATGCCAATGTGGAGCTGCTAAGCCACTTAAATAATGGCGCGACGTGGCGCAACCAACTGTATTACAGCAAATATTTGTTTGAACTGTATTCTAATTTTACTTTTTACAAAGAAGACACTGTCAATGGCGACCAAATTCGGCAAAAAGAAAACCGCAATATTTGGGGCTATAACAGTACTTACCAACATCAACACGCCGTCGGCACGCTGTTGGCCGAAACCAAAGCAGGCGTACAAGTGCGCTACGATGATATAAATAATTTGGAATTGAGCCGCACCAAAGACCGCACCATTAACACCCAAAACATGATGTTTGGCGATGTACGCGAACTAAACGCAGCGGCTTATGTGTCTGAAAAAGTGTCGGTTACTGACCAACTCGACGTTACGGGGGCTTTGCGTTTTGACTATTTTCGCAACCACTACGCCGACCATTTGGCAGACACGACGATGTCGTCTAACTCGAATTTTATTTCTCCAAAACTCAATTTTAACTATCGCCTCAACGACAACTTGCAGTTGTATTGGTACAATGGGCGCGGTTTTCATAGCAACGACACGCGCGTAGCCGTGCAACAAAACGGAAAAAAAGTATTGCCGCCAGCCTACGGTACGGATTTGGGAATGGTGAAAAAATTGGGTAAAAAATTCTTTTTGCAAACAGCGATTTGGTATTTGTGGCTCGACCAAGAATTTGTGTATGTGGGCGATGAAGGCGTAGTGGAAGCAGGTGGCCAAACGCGCCGTTTTGGCTTGGACGTGTCGGCCAGATACGAGATAATCAGCAACTTATACGCAGATTTGGAACTGAGTTTGGCCAATCCTCGCGCCTTAGGCGTGGCACACAGCGAAAGTTATTTGCCTTTAGCTCCACGCGTTACGAGTGTGGGCGGGCTTACTTATCGCCAGCGCAAAGGCTGGAACGGTAGTTTGCGTTACCGCTATATGGCCGACCGCCCCGCCAACGAAACCAATACGGTAGTGGCTGAAGGTTATTGGGTGGTAGATGCCGCCGCCAACTACACTACGCAGCGTTGGGAAGCAGGACTTTCTATCCAAAACTTACTGAATACCAAGTGGAAAGAGACACAATTCGACACGGAAAGCCGCTTACAAAACGAACCTGCCGCCGTGTCCGAAATTCACTTTACAGCAGGTACGCCATTTTTTGCAAGGCTTAACTTGACGGTGTTTTTTTAG
- a CDS encoding retron system putative HNH endonuclease, with protein sequence MKYIKKKEAPEFFITDVMGLSKWSEYDSKKKKRLKKYILENEQSHLCCYCEKLITEDKTMSHVEHVKPKSIDLHALTFDYSNLLVSCEGNHFNEIGDNSRYTCGQIKGQDFDEKKFLNPTLIHDISSYFKFDIETGLISSSGKNNVNAEFTYKILNLNGYNNRLAEARKIAKDSLIRNFSQIPLDNRKVMLKNYLSNDSNEFITFLRYVFRDYI encoded by the coding sequence ATGAAGTATATTAAAAAAAAAGAAGCACCTGAATTCTTTATTACTGACGTTATGGGTTTGTCAAAATGGAGTGAATATGATTCAAAAAAGAAGAAACGTTTAAAGAAATATATTCTTGAAAATGAACAATCACATCTTTGTTGCTACTGTGAAAAATTAATAACGGAAGACAAAACAATGTCCCATGTAGAACATGTTAAACCCAAGAGTATAGATTTACATGCCTTAACCTTTGATTATTCCAATCTATTGGTCTCTTGTGAAGGTAATCATTTTAATGAGATTGGCGATAATAGTAGATATACTTGTGGTCAGATAAAAGGACAAGATTTTGACGAAAAAAAGTTTCTAAATCCTACATTAATTCACGACATATCATCATATTTTAAGTTTGACATAGAAACAGGTTTAATATCTTCTTCTGGGAAAAATAATGTAAATGCTGAATTTACGTACAAAATTTTAAATCTTAATGGGTATAATAATCGTTTAGCAGAAGCAAGAAAGATTGCCAAAGATTCTTTGATTAGGAATTTCTCGCAGATTCCTTTAGATAACAGAAAAGTTATGCTTAAAAACTATTTATCTAATGACAGTAATGAATTTATAACATTCTTAAGGTATGTGTTTAGAGACTACATTTAA